From one Humulus lupulus chromosome 8, drHumLupu1.1, whole genome shotgun sequence genomic stretch:
- the LOC133795919 gene encoding uncharacterized protein LOC133795919 — protein sequence MKNQMCRSFPSDTEKNPKECNAITLRSRKELDAPTVEKKKVDEIQMNGEKEEDKQKVEIPKKDPLVANPGSISFPDNPPNITTPLPFPPRFHKKAIDEQFAKFLNIFKKIHINIPFVDALEQMQNYAKFMKNVMSKKRKLEDYEIVKLTKECSAIIKIQLLEKMEDPGSFTIPCDIGELHIEKALCDLGASINLIPLSIFQKLNLGEVTPTTISLQLAYHSLTFPRGIIEDVLVKIDRFIFPIDFVVLDMEED from the coding sequence ATGAAGAATCAAATGTGTAGATCTTTTCCAAGTGATACGGAGAAGAATCCAAAAGAGTGCAATGCAATCACTTTGAGGAGTAGAAAAGAATTGGACGCCCCTACAGTTGAGAAGAAAAAGGTTGATGAGATCCAAATGAATGGTGAGAAAGAAGAAGACAAGCAAAAGGTAGAGATTCCGAAGAAAGATCCATTGGTGGCTAATCCGGGTTCAATTTCTTTTCCGGACAACCCACCAAATATTACTACTCCATTACCATTTCCTCCAAGATTTCACAAGAAGGCGATCGATGAACAATTTGCAAAGTTCTTGAATATTTTCAAGAAAATACATATTAACATTCCTTTTGTAGATGCCCTTGAACAAATGCAAAACTATGCTAAGTTTATGAAAAATGTGATGTCTAAGAAGCGAAAGCTAGAGGATTATGAAATAGTGAAGCTAACGAAAGAGTGTAGTGCCATTATCAAGATACAATTACTAGAAAAGATGGAAGATCCGGGAAGTTTTACAATTCCATGTGATATTGGTGAGCTACATATTGAGAAGGCCTTgtgtgatttgggtgctagtatCAATCTAATACCTCTATCTATCTTTCAGAAACTCAATCTTGGAGAGGTCACACCAACTACTATATCCTTACAATTGGCATATCATTCTTTGACGTTTCCTAGGGGTATCATTGAAGATGTTCTAGTGAAGATTGATAGATTCATTTTTCCGATTGATTTTGTTGTGCTTGACATGGAGGAAGACTAA